ATTGATGTGTTCTGGTAATTGCTTTCGATCTAACTCCACTACGCGTTCCTCATTGTAAGGGCCATAAGCATTTTGTGCCTCGATGGTAATGGTTTTCGATTCGCCATGACTCATTCCGACTACGGATTCTTCAAAGTCCGGGAGTACCTGGCCCTTGCCTAAAAGAAATTGGAGAGGATCGCTGTTTCTGGAGGTGTCAAAGACCGTTCCATCCTCCAATTTGCCCGTGTAGTGAACCTTAACAGTATCGCCATTCTGTGCCT
The Nitrospinota bacterium genome window above contains:
- a CDS encoding peptidylprolyl isomerase, coding for MAKAQNGDTVKVHYTGKLEDGTVFDTSRNSDPLQFLLGKGQVLPDFEESVVGMSHGESKTITIEAQNAYGPYNEERVVELDRKQLPEHINPQVNHQLQVQLDSGQKITVTVTDVSESSITLDANHPLAGKDLTFDIQLLEIT